The window atactgtgtgcagtattggtccccttatttgcggaaggatatattggccttggagggagtgcagagaaggttcaccaggttgataccagagatgaagggtgttgattatgaggagagactgagcagattgggtttgtattcgttggaatttggaaggctgaggggagatgttatagagacctataagataatgaaggggctggatagggtagagatggagagattctttccacttagaaaggaaactagaaccagagggcacagcctcaaaataaaggggggtcagtttaggacagagttgaggaggaacttcttctttcagagggtggtgaatctctggaattctctgcccactgaagtggtggaggctacctcgttgaatatgtttaaatcacggatagatggattcctgatcggtaagggaatcaggggttatagggatcaggcgggtaagtggaactgatccacttcagatcagccatgatcttattgaatggcggggcaggctcgaggggctagatggcctactcctgctcctatttcttatgttcttatgaaatgatTCCCAGACTGTGTGGTTGttcgattaaaacaaaggaagggcaccaatatccatttgagaacttttaatccacccttTTCAAACTAAGAGAGTCgatgtacaaagaaagcccagggatggtagataagggggtctggaaaacatcatgatgggggcacctatctgttcatgagatcatcacaaagccccatgatgcccagatactaattgaTTGGACCTatatataatgtatgtaatctataaccattctgattggattgtgtccagctgggatgagctgagtaactgtataagaattgatgattttcCTTGTGGGGTGGAGTTgtacatggtcagcccctgtggcttctccccatagtaagagttttaacaacaccaggttaaagtccaacaggtttatttggtcgccaatgccattagctttcagagcgctgctccttcgtcagatggagtggatatctgctctcaaacagggcacagacacaaaatcaagttacagaatactgattagaatgcgaatctctacagccaaccaggtcttaaagatacagacaatgtgagtggagagagcattaagcacaggttaaagagatgtgtattgtctccagacaggcatACTTCTCCCcactggcgtaactcaataaactgtttgtcaattgaatcaggcttgagtgttgaatgattcttctgagttcattccccAAAACACACTGGGTACGTTACCGCTGGAGACCAGGTATCGCCAAAACCTTCAGAcaatacaaagactcatgaaAGCCAGTGTCCCAGTTTAAAGACATATCTTTTACTTGACCACTGATTgaagggagaaattattggacAGTGTTAATCCTGCTCTAGAAGAcaagcatagaacatagatagaacatagaacagtacagcacagaacaggcccttcggcccatgatgttgtgccgagctttatctgaaaccaagatcaagctatcccactccctatcatcctggtgcgctccatgtgcctatccaataaccgcttaaatgttcctaaagtgtctgactccactatcactgcaggcagtccattccacaccccaaccactctctgcgtaaagaacctacctctgatatccttcctatatctcccaccacgaaccctatagttatgcccccttgtaatagctccatccacccgaggaaagcaTCCTGATCTCATAACTCTGACATACAATCATTCGGATGGATCAATAATACATTCTTCATatcaattctcctgcctttcatcaGGTGTAAACCAATCATTTTCAATACAACTCAATCCTTAATTACACGTCATATACTTTaaccaattgcattttaccctctgacaCAATGGATTTCATTGGTCCGTAGAATCCGGACACTTCCTCCCCCTATTGCTGACTCTGCTTCCCcttgttgcttagcaaccccaGAAGCTTAGCTGCAAAGGTCAGAGTTAATGTTCCAATCGGCTCTTATTCCGTCACTGGCCAAACCAGACAAATGCATGTTCTCACGTCTGAGAAGACACTGTCTTATCTGGACAGTGTGAATCAATCATATTCATGAAGCTGCCTTTAGAAACTTTGTTAAAAACTTCCTTGAAAAGGTTGGCGCATTCTGTGGCTTCATTGTTCTGAAGAATGTAGCCTGTCAGTCAGTATCCCTGTACCATCATGCCTTGCAGCAGCCTGCCTTTCGCTAAAGTTTacaattgcttttaaaaatacagctaacatacattttaaaatcagaaaattcatgtttaaatcagaattacttgtttaaatctcttactgtgttcacatgtGTGTCGACTGTTCCCTTGTTAGCTTCTCAGTCTGATTtagtcatttaactcaatgctggtagttctgttaGTGTCTGAAATGCCTCATGGTTTAAAATTTCTCAAATCTATTCggaattttctccaacagtttgtCATTGCGGAGCTCGGAGTACAGCACTTGTTTCAGGAGTCTTGTGTGGGGCTTGTGTACAATGTGGCCCGCCCATCGCAGCTGGTTGAGTGTGACCAGTGCCTCGATactggggatattggcctgggagaggacACTCACGGTGGTAagcctatcctgccagtggatttgcaggattttgtggagGCAACGTTGGTGACATCTCTCCAGagatttgaggtgtctgctgtgcattgtccatgtttctgatggatacaggagggcagggaccacggctgctctgtcgaccatgagcttggtgctggatttgaggtctcAGGCTTTGAACTCTGTTCCTGCACTAGCCCATTGGAGTTGATGCTGGATTTCATCGTCAATGCCTGCCTGTGCCGACAGGGGGCTCCCGAGGTGTGGGGAATGATCCACGTTATCCAGGGGCTCACTGTGGATCTTGATGGtcgggagggggagcaggagtgGGATGGTAGAGAACCTTTGTTTCCCGGATGTTTAATCTGAGTCCCATTCTCTCATatgtctcagtgaatgtgtcaaCAATAGTTTGTAGATAAGcttaagcttatttattggtgtcacaagtgggcttacattcacgctgcaatgaagttactgtgaaagtgccCTGGATCAACCTCTGAGTGtgcgcacagacacactcaggttgtgaatgaagcccaatccatcacgcaaaccagtctcctatccattgacactgtctacacttcccactgccttggaaaagcagccagcattattaaggactccacacatcctggacataatctcttccatcttcttcctttgggaaaaagatacaaaagtctgaggacacgtaccaaccgactcaagaacagcttcatccctgctgccatcagatttttgaacagacctacctcgcattaagttgacctttctctacaccccagctatgactgtaacattctgcaccctctcctttccttccctatgtatggtatgctctgtctgtatagcgggcatgaaacaatacttttcactgtataccaatacatgtgacaataataaattaaatcaaatcggcattttttttattcatttgtgggacatgggtgtcgctgactggccagcattcattgtccatccctagttgcctgagtgtatttgagagttaaccacattgcagtggctctggagtcacatgtaggccagaccaggtaaggatggcacatttccttcccgaaaggacattagtgaaccaggtgggattttccagcaattcatagaaatcatagaaaccctacagtgcagaaggaggccattcagcccatcgagtctgcaccgaccacaatcccacccaggccctacccccacatatttacccgctaatccctctaacctacgcatctcaggactctaaggggcaatttttaacctggccaatcaacctaacccgcacatctttggactgtgggaggaaaccagagcacccggaggaaacccacgcagacacgaggagaatgtgcaaactccacacagacagtgacccaagccaggaatcgaacccaggtccctggagctgtgaagcagcagtgctaaccactgtgctaccgtgccgcccataaacaatgacaatggtttcatggtcaccagtagattcttaattccagattccttttattgaattcaaattccaccatctgccgtggccagATTCGAATCGaggtccccagcacattagctgatttctggattaatagtccagcgataataccaccaggccatcacctccccccacccctaggGTCGGTGTACTGCAGCCCCATGACTGAGGTTGGGCtggtcttggttctggcctggaggGGTCGGACATTGAAAGTTTCCCACTGGTCCAGTAGGCCAGCTGGACTCCAGCGGGGAGCTTCATGGTGCTGGGGTGGAGTGTTGCTGCAGGAAAGGTGGGGATGAATGTTGGTGCGATGACGCAGCCCTGCTTGACCCCAGTTTGCACTCGTACTGGTCGTCTCACtgtagaaaggatgtgattgcactggagggggtgcagaggagattcaccaggatgttgcctgggatggagcagccGAGCTATAAAGAGAGATTagatagacttggattgttttcttgagagcagagaaggctgaggggggacatgattgaggtgtataagattgtgaggggtatggacagggtggataggaaccagctgttccccttagttgaagggtcaataacgagggggcatcattttaaggtgaggggcaggaggttttgggggatttgaggaaaaatgttattatccagagggtggtgggagtctggaattcactgtctgggagggcagtggaggcgggaaacctcacaacctttaaaaagcacatggatgagcacttgaatgtTTTGACAGTTCAAACTCCatcggccaagtgctggaaaatggatgaGTGTAAATTTAgtatagttttgtcagtgcagactcgatgggctgaaaggcctcttctgtactgtatgactctgacttgtggacttgctggtgtttctgcagtcgggatgaatgagtgaatcccttcccacacacggtgcaggtgaacggtctctccccagtgtgaacccgctggtgtgtccgcaggcctGATGGcacactgaatcctttcccacacacagagcaggagaacggcctctccccagtgtgaacttgctggtgtcgccACAGGCTTGATGAtacactgaatcctttcccacacacagagcaagtgaatggtctctccccagtgtgaactcgctggtggttctGCAAATgaaataattgagtgaatcccttcccacacacagagcagatgaatggtctctccccagtgtgaactcgctggtgtctccgcagggtggataactgaatgaaccctttcccacactcagagcaagtgaacgatttctccccagtgtgaacttgctggtgtctctgcaaatcAATtatctgagtgaatcccttcccacacacagagcaggtgaacggcctctccccagtgtgactgcgccgatgaatctCCAGCTGAGATGgaaaactgaatcctttcccacagtctccacatttccacggtttctccatggtgcgggtgtccttgtgactctcccggttaaacaatcagttaaatctcacacagaacacgggtacagtctctccccgctgtgaatgctgcgatgtattttcaggcgcTGGAACTGGt of the Mustelus asterias unplaced genomic scaffold, sMusAst1.hap1.1 HAP1_SCAFFOLD_1019, whole genome shotgun sequence genome contains:
- the LOC144487755 gene encoding uncharacterized protein LOC144487755; protein product: MEKPWKCGDCGKGFSFPSQLEIHRRSHTGERPFTCSVCGKGFTQIIDLQRHQQVHTGEKSFTCSECGKGFIQLSTLRRHQRVHTGERPFICSVCGKGFTQLFHLQNHQRVHTGERPFTCSVCGKGFSVSSSLWRHQQVHTGERPFSCSVCGKGFSVPSGLRTHQRVHTGERPFTCTVCGKGFTHSSRLQKHQQVHKSESYSTEEAFQPIESALTKLY